The Anabrus simplex isolate iqAnaSimp1 chromosome 1, ASM4041472v1, whole genome shotgun sequence genome window below encodes:
- the LOC136857684 gene encoding triadin isoform X1, which translates to MKRAGSPSSFIMPPPKPAGRARVVDKLKKGKGAAVSSKQKLGKRTTPAEFKKTHSSGASAEFIQSRPSGTPGPKKNRQSGTPIGHPKLQSSGTPSGFKKKHPSALKNTQLSVSLTKLTKPKLPSSPIESKGSYLSILTELEKSGPLEISAELKNRGPGRPKVHETSSPKGIEPKGKKRKAVDFSPARTVKRVKLKHDLGVSSSKKKGQKHSTSLKSGQLHNKKITGPRSHSGKTKSKVSENEPIAGLEYGSTLQETLAHLPLLKAKSPKPKPKSVAQRSLPVSKPVIKAAQIKKKNVQFPHSKAAIKRAQQILSQKSKGKTALVTKKKIQKGDQKVGNKQLPHSKTSVKRGKQILSQKSKMNKTVSASRKKVAKQSLTVVENESLDNEVELGSRTFYEINIPVGMAPFVNKQFWQPSVILKKLEDIVILGIKKSTKEQDAVNTEDIKLAAGNQTPVNVAEEKTPHENCEPIVRHPNSKENFVSSLTVDHSNRKKLHIIADSYRGKSKKSVVEKEVAEQVPQAINKEEDEANKIVTIEETPNHSNPDPPKGTKVHRRRSLTSGNSAIEEPQIQNSAVNQKVKGRSKPLNSTSGELEKQKQSVMKKPQSRTFLLKETDDMNSNKSMQKTVCIAVPEDTKMANNKDSPLTSQHGKTENKEISHISNTDTSILTKRKARRNSDKVLISPVSQDIRNEVVKASNVDSQSDDTPKRKRRHSDAVQAVPVKRTRLQLKDMAEHNKSLTTEQTNIDEPPVPKKKEENVKTAPPLRKTKETTKDKAKQTQDIQMEVKMSRIQTESQKSEETAKSSKSVANTAREQMNEKHLSQKQVVVVDSNISLDSVESPETDLDSDVSSYLITKESNLLKERREDPNISDQLRLLDPSFIEEANLSELLNSDSSCDNMSWNSLNVIANQRKAEVLRKELLILLKNLALLREVSAKRNDLSKDISKQIKNSKTKQVSSDRSEKI; encoded by the coding sequence CCACTCCAGCTGAATTTAAGAAGACCCATTCTTCTGGCGCTTCTGCTGAGTTTATACAGTCTCGACCATCGGGCACTCCTGGGCCGAAGAAGAATCGGCAATCAGGAACTCCTATTGGACATCCTAAGCTTCAGTCATCAGGCACTCCTAGTGGATTTAAGAAGAAGCATCCATCAGCTCTGAAGAATACTCAACTTTCCGTCAGTCTGACGAAGCTAACAAAGCCTAAGCTGCCAAGCTCTCCAATTGAATCGAAGGGTTCCTACCTTTCAATTCTGACTGAACTTGAAAAGTCTGGCCCACTAGAAATTTCAGCTGAATTGAAGAACCGTGGCCCAGGACGCCCTAAAGTTCATGAGACTAGTTCACCAAAGGGTATAGAaccaaaaggaaagaaaagaaaagctgTTGATTTTTCTCCTGCACGTACTGTAAAACGTGTTAAATTAAAACATGATTTGGGTGTTTCATCAAGTAAGAAAAAAGGTCAGAAACACAGTACCTCATTAAAAAGTGGTCAGTTACATAACAAAAAGATTACAGGACCTAGATCTCATTCTGGTAAAACCAAGTCCAAAGTGTCTGAAAACGAACCCATAGCGGGTCTGGAGTATGGGTCAACCTTGCAAGAAACACTAGCACACTTACCACTCCTGAAAGCTAAGTCACCTAAGCCAAAACCAAAGAGTGTAGCTCAGAGATCTTTGCCAGTTTCCAAGCCTGTAATAAAAGCTGCTCAAATTAAGAAAAAGAATGTTCAGTTTCCCCATTCTAAAGCTGCAATAAAGAGAGCCCAGCAGATCTTATCACAAAAATCAAAAGGCAAAACTGCTTTGGTAACCAAAAAGAAAATTCAAAAAGGGGATCAAAAAGTTGGAAATAAACAACTTCCTCATTCAAAAACTTCAGTGAAGAGAGGCAAGCAGATTTTATCCCAAAAGTCAAAAATGAATAAAACTGTATCAGCATCCCGTAAGAAGGTAGCAAAACAGTCTTTGACAGTTGTTGAGAATGAAAGTCTTGATAATGAAGTGGAATTAGGTAGCCGTACATTTTATGAAATTAACATTCCTGTAGGTATGGCGCCTTTCGTTAACAAACAATTTTGGCAGCCATcagtgatattgaaaaaactggaAGACATAGTTATTTTGGGGATAAAAAAATCTACCAAAGAACAGGACGCTGTTAACACAGAGGATATTAAGCTGGCAGCAGGCAATCAAACTCCTGTGAATGTTGCAGAAGAAAAAACACCTCACGAAAACTGTGAGCCTATTGTGAGACATCCAAATAGTAAGGAAAACTTTGTAAGCAGTCTAACAGTTGACCATTCAAATAGAAAGAAGTTGCACATTATTGCCGATTCTTATAGAGGGAAGTCAAAGAAATCAGTTGTTGAAAAAGAAGTAGCTGAACAGGTTCCACAAGCTATCAACAAAGAGGAAGATGAAGCAAATAAAATTGTTACTATAGAAGAAACTCCCAACCATTCTAATCCAGATCCTCCAAAAGGAACTAAAGTTCACCGTAGACGCAGTCTCACCTCAGGAAATTCAGCCATTGAAGAACCACAGATTCAAAACAGTGCTGTTAATCAGAAAGTTAAGGGTAGGTCAAAACCTCTGAATAGCACATCTGGAGAATTAGAAAAGCAGAAGCAAAGTGTAATGAAGAAACCTCAGAGTAGAACATTCCTATTGAAGGAAACAGATGACATGAACTCAAATAAGTCTATGCAGAAAACAGTCTGCATTGCTGTACCTGAAGATACCAAAATGGCAAACAACAAGGACTCTCCTTTGACCTCACAACATGGTAAGACTGAAAATAAGGAAATTTCCCATATTAGTAACACTGACACTTCCATTTTAACTAAGAGAAAAGCCAGAAGGAATAGTGATAAAGTATTGATTTCACCAGTGAGCCAAGACATTAGAAACGAAGTTGTCAAAGCATCGAATGTGGACAGTCAAAGTGATGATACAcccaaaagaaaaagaagacattCAGATGCAGTACAAGCTGTCCCTGTGAAGAGAACAAGGTTACAGTTAAAAGACATGGCAGAACACAATAAAAGTTTGACTACTGAACAGACTAATATAGATGAACCTCCTGTTCCAAAGAAGAAGGAAGAGAATGTAAAAACAGCTCCACCTCTGAGAAAAACTAAAGAAACTACCAAAGATAAAGCAAAACAGACTCAGGACATCCAGATGGAAGTAAAAATGTCTCGTATTCAGACTGAAAGTCAGAAAAGTGAAGAAACTGCAAAATCTTCCAAATCAGTTGCTAATACAGCTAGGGAACAGATGAATGAAAAACATTTAAGTCAGaaacaagtggtggtggtggacTCAAACATAAGTCTTGATAGTGTAGAAAGTCCAGAGACTGATTTAGACAGCGATGTTAGTAGTTATTTAATTACAAAAGAGAGTAACCTCCTAAAGGAAAGGCGAGAAGATCCGAACATTTCAGATCAGCTCAGGTTGCTTGATCCTTCCTTCATTGAAGAAGCTAATTTGAGTGAGCTACTAAACAGTGACAGTAGTTGTGATAATATGAGTTGGAACTCTTTAAACGTAATAGCAAATCAGAGAAAAGCTGAAGTATTACGTAAGGAATTGTTAATTTTACTCAAAAACTTGGCACTTCTCAGAGAGGTTTCAGCGAAGAGAAACGATTTGTCCAAGGACATTTCTAAACAGATAAAgaacagcaaaacaaaacaagtatCATCAGATAGGTCAGAAAAAATATGA
- the LOC136857684 gene encoding uncharacterized protein isoform X3, whose amino-acid sequence MKRAGSPSSFIMPPPKPAGRARVVDKLKKGKGAAVSSKQKLGKRTTPAEFKKTHSSGASAEFIQSRPSGTPGPKKNRQSGTPIGHPKLQSSGTPSGFKKKHPSALKNTQLSVSLTKLTKPKLPSSPIESKGSYLSILTELEKSGPLEISAELKNRGPGRPKVHETSSPKGIEPKGKKRKAVDFSPARTVKRVKLKHDLGVSSSKKKGQKHSTSLKSGQLHNKKITGPRSHSGKTKSKVSENEPIAGLEYGSTLQETLAHLPLLKAKSPKPKPKSVAQRSLPVSKPVIKAAQIKKKNVQFPHSKAAIKRAQQILSQKSKGKTALVTKKKIQKGDQKVGNKQLPHSKTSVKRGKQILSQKSKMNKTVSASRKKVAKQSLTVVENESLDNEVELGSRTFYEINIPVGMAPFVNKQFWQPSVILKKLEDIVILGIKKSTKEQDAVNTEDIKLAAGNQTPVNVAEEKTPHENCEPIVRHPNSKENFVSSLTVDHSNRKKLHIIADSYRGKSKKSVVEKEVAEQVPQAINKEEDEANKIVTIEETPNHSNPDPPKGTKVHRRRSLTSGNSAIEEPQIQNSAVNQKVKGRSKPLNSTSGELEKQKQSVMKKPQSRTFLLKETDDMNSNKSMQKTVCIAVPEDTKMANNKDSPLTSQHGKSSIPFISDVSSRKKTI is encoded by the coding sequence CCACTCCAGCTGAATTTAAGAAGACCCATTCTTCTGGCGCTTCTGCTGAGTTTATACAGTCTCGACCATCGGGCACTCCTGGGCCGAAGAAGAATCGGCAATCAGGAACTCCTATTGGACATCCTAAGCTTCAGTCATCAGGCACTCCTAGTGGATTTAAGAAGAAGCATCCATCAGCTCTGAAGAATACTCAACTTTCCGTCAGTCTGACGAAGCTAACAAAGCCTAAGCTGCCAAGCTCTCCAATTGAATCGAAGGGTTCCTACCTTTCAATTCTGACTGAACTTGAAAAGTCTGGCCCACTAGAAATTTCAGCTGAATTGAAGAACCGTGGCCCAGGACGCCCTAAAGTTCATGAGACTAGTTCACCAAAGGGTATAGAaccaaaaggaaagaaaagaaaagctgTTGATTTTTCTCCTGCACGTACTGTAAAACGTGTTAAATTAAAACATGATTTGGGTGTTTCATCAAGTAAGAAAAAAGGTCAGAAACACAGTACCTCATTAAAAAGTGGTCAGTTACATAACAAAAAGATTACAGGACCTAGATCTCATTCTGGTAAAACCAAGTCCAAAGTGTCTGAAAACGAACCCATAGCGGGTCTGGAGTATGGGTCAACCTTGCAAGAAACACTAGCACACTTACCACTCCTGAAAGCTAAGTCACCTAAGCCAAAACCAAAGAGTGTAGCTCAGAGATCTTTGCCAGTTTCCAAGCCTGTAATAAAAGCTGCTCAAATTAAGAAAAAGAATGTTCAGTTTCCCCATTCTAAAGCTGCAATAAAGAGAGCCCAGCAGATCTTATCACAAAAATCAAAAGGCAAAACTGCTTTGGTAACCAAAAAGAAAATTCAAAAAGGGGATCAAAAAGTTGGAAATAAACAACTTCCTCATTCAAAAACTTCAGTGAAGAGAGGCAAGCAGATTTTATCCCAAAAGTCAAAAATGAATAAAACTGTATCAGCATCCCGTAAGAAGGTAGCAAAACAGTCTTTGACAGTTGTTGAGAATGAAAGTCTTGATAATGAAGTGGAATTAGGTAGCCGTACATTTTATGAAATTAACATTCCTGTAGGTATGGCGCCTTTCGTTAACAAACAATTTTGGCAGCCATcagtgatattgaaaaaactggaAGACATAGTTATTTTGGGGATAAAAAAATCTACCAAAGAACAGGACGCTGTTAACACAGAGGATATTAAGCTGGCAGCAGGCAATCAAACTCCTGTGAATGTTGCAGAAGAAAAAACACCTCACGAAAACTGTGAGCCTATTGTGAGACATCCAAATAGTAAGGAAAACTTTGTAAGCAGTCTAACAGTTGACCATTCAAATAGAAAGAAGTTGCACATTATTGCCGATTCTTATAGAGGGAAGTCAAAGAAATCAGTTGTTGAAAAAGAAGTAGCTGAACAGGTTCCACAAGCTATCAACAAAGAGGAAGATGAAGCAAATAAAATTGTTACTATAGAAGAAACTCCCAACCATTCTAATCCAGATCCTCCAAAAGGAACTAAAGTTCACCGTAGACGCAGTCTCACCTCAGGAAATTCAGCCATTGAAGAACCACAGATTCAAAACAGTGCTGTTAATCAGAAAGTTAAGGGTAGGTCAAAACCTCTGAATAGCACATCTGGAGAATTAGAAAAGCAGAAGCAAAGTGTAATGAAGAAACCTCAGAGTAGAACATTCCTATTGAAGGAAACAGATGACATGAACTCAAATAAGTCTATGCAGAAAACAGTCTGCATTGCTGTACCTGAAGATACCAAAATGGCAAACAACAAGGACTCTCCTTTGACCTCACAACATG
- the LOC136857684 gene encoding triadin isoform X2 — MPPPKPAGRARVVDKLKKGKGAAVSSKQKLGKRTTPAEFKKTHSSGASAEFIQSRPSGTPGPKKNRQSGTPIGHPKLQSSGTPSGFKKKHPSALKNTQLSVSLTKLTKPKLPSSPIESKGSYLSILTELEKSGPLEISAELKNRGPGRPKVHETSSPKGIEPKGKKRKAVDFSPARTVKRVKLKHDLGVSSSKKKGQKHSTSLKSGQLHNKKITGPRSHSGKTKSKVSENEPIAGLEYGSTLQETLAHLPLLKAKSPKPKPKSVAQRSLPVSKPVIKAAQIKKKNVQFPHSKAAIKRAQQILSQKSKGKTALVTKKKIQKGDQKVGNKQLPHSKTSVKRGKQILSQKSKMNKTVSASRKKVAKQSLTVVENESLDNEVELGSRTFYEINIPVGMAPFVNKQFWQPSVILKKLEDIVILGIKKSTKEQDAVNTEDIKLAAGNQTPVNVAEEKTPHENCEPIVRHPNSKENFVSSLTVDHSNRKKLHIIADSYRGKSKKSVVEKEVAEQVPQAINKEEDEANKIVTIEETPNHSNPDPPKGTKVHRRRSLTSGNSAIEEPQIQNSAVNQKVKGRSKPLNSTSGELEKQKQSVMKKPQSRTFLLKETDDMNSNKSMQKTVCIAVPEDTKMANNKDSPLTSQHGKTENKEISHISNTDTSILTKRKARRNSDKVLISPVSQDIRNEVVKASNVDSQSDDTPKRKRRHSDAVQAVPVKRTRLQLKDMAEHNKSLTTEQTNIDEPPVPKKKEENVKTAPPLRKTKETTKDKAKQTQDIQMEVKMSRIQTESQKSEETAKSSKSVANTAREQMNEKHLSQKQVVVVDSNISLDSVESPETDLDSDVSSYLITKESNLLKERREDPNISDQLRLLDPSFIEEANLSELLNSDSSCDNMSWNSLNVIANQRKAEVLRKELLILLKNLALLREVSAKRNDLSKDISKQIKNSKTKQVSSDRSEKI, encoded by the coding sequence CCACTCCAGCTGAATTTAAGAAGACCCATTCTTCTGGCGCTTCTGCTGAGTTTATACAGTCTCGACCATCGGGCACTCCTGGGCCGAAGAAGAATCGGCAATCAGGAACTCCTATTGGACATCCTAAGCTTCAGTCATCAGGCACTCCTAGTGGATTTAAGAAGAAGCATCCATCAGCTCTGAAGAATACTCAACTTTCCGTCAGTCTGACGAAGCTAACAAAGCCTAAGCTGCCAAGCTCTCCAATTGAATCGAAGGGTTCCTACCTTTCAATTCTGACTGAACTTGAAAAGTCTGGCCCACTAGAAATTTCAGCTGAATTGAAGAACCGTGGCCCAGGACGCCCTAAAGTTCATGAGACTAGTTCACCAAAGGGTATAGAaccaaaaggaaagaaaagaaaagctgTTGATTTTTCTCCTGCACGTACTGTAAAACGTGTTAAATTAAAACATGATTTGGGTGTTTCATCAAGTAAGAAAAAAGGTCAGAAACACAGTACCTCATTAAAAAGTGGTCAGTTACATAACAAAAAGATTACAGGACCTAGATCTCATTCTGGTAAAACCAAGTCCAAAGTGTCTGAAAACGAACCCATAGCGGGTCTGGAGTATGGGTCAACCTTGCAAGAAACACTAGCACACTTACCACTCCTGAAAGCTAAGTCACCTAAGCCAAAACCAAAGAGTGTAGCTCAGAGATCTTTGCCAGTTTCCAAGCCTGTAATAAAAGCTGCTCAAATTAAGAAAAAGAATGTTCAGTTTCCCCATTCTAAAGCTGCAATAAAGAGAGCCCAGCAGATCTTATCACAAAAATCAAAAGGCAAAACTGCTTTGGTAACCAAAAAGAAAATTCAAAAAGGGGATCAAAAAGTTGGAAATAAACAACTTCCTCATTCAAAAACTTCAGTGAAGAGAGGCAAGCAGATTTTATCCCAAAAGTCAAAAATGAATAAAACTGTATCAGCATCCCGTAAGAAGGTAGCAAAACAGTCTTTGACAGTTGTTGAGAATGAAAGTCTTGATAATGAAGTGGAATTAGGTAGCCGTACATTTTATGAAATTAACATTCCTGTAGGTATGGCGCCTTTCGTTAACAAACAATTTTGGCAGCCATcagtgatattgaaaaaactggaAGACATAGTTATTTTGGGGATAAAAAAATCTACCAAAGAACAGGACGCTGTTAACACAGAGGATATTAAGCTGGCAGCAGGCAATCAAACTCCTGTGAATGTTGCAGAAGAAAAAACACCTCACGAAAACTGTGAGCCTATTGTGAGACATCCAAATAGTAAGGAAAACTTTGTAAGCAGTCTAACAGTTGACCATTCAAATAGAAAGAAGTTGCACATTATTGCCGATTCTTATAGAGGGAAGTCAAAGAAATCAGTTGTTGAAAAAGAAGTAGCTGAACAGGTTCCACAAGCTATCAACAAAGAGGAAGATGAAGCAAATAAAATTGTTACTATAGAAGAAACTCCCAACCATTCTAATCCAGATCCTCCAAAAGGAACTAAAGTTCACCGTAGACGCAGTCTCACCTCAGGAAATTCAGCCATTGAAGAACCACAGATTCAAAACAGTGCTGTTAATCAGAAAGTTAAGGGTAGGTCAAAACCTCTGAATAGCACATCTGGAGAATTAGAAAAGCAGAAGCAAAGTGTAATGAAGAAACCTCAGAGTAGAACATTCCTATTGAAGGAAACAGATGACATGAACTCAAATAAGTCTATGCAGAAAACAGTCTGCATTGCTGTACCTGAAGATACCAAAATGGCAAACAACAAGGACTCTCCTTTGACCTCACAACATGGTAAGACTGAAAATAAGGAAATTTCCCATATTAGTAACACTGACACTTCCATTTTAACTAAGAGAAAAGCCAGAAGGAATAGTGATAAAGTATTGATTTCACCAGTGAGCCAAGACATTAGAAACGAAGTTGTCAAAGCATCGAATGTGGACAGTCAAAGTGATGATACAcccaaaagaaaaagaagacattCAGATGCAGTACAAGCTGTCCCTGTGAAGAGAACAAGGTTACAGTTAAAAGACATGGCAGAACACAATAAAAGTTTGACTACTGAACAGACTAATATAGATGAACCTCCTGTTCCAAAGAAGAAGGAAGAGAATGTAAAAACAGCTCCACCTCTGAGAAAAACTAAAGAAACTACCAAAGATAAAGCAAAACAGACTCAGGACATCCAGATGGAAGTAAAAATGTCTCGTATTCAGACTGAAAGTCAGAAAAGTGAAGAAACTGCAAAATCTTCCAAATCAGTTGCTAATACAGCTAGGGAACAGATGAATGAAAAACATTTAAGTCAGaaacaagtggtggtggtggacTCAAACATAAGTCTTGATAGTGTAGAAAGTCCAGAGACTGATTTAGACAGCGATGTTAGTAGTTATTTAATTACAAAAGAGAGTAACCTCCTAAAGGAAAGGCGAGAAGATCCGAACATTTCAGATCAGCTCAGGTTGCTTGATCCTTCCTTCATTGAAGAAGCTAATTTGAGTGAGCTACTAAACAGTGACAGTAGTTGTGATAATATGAGTTGGAACTCTTTAAACGTAATAGCAAATCAGAGAAAAGCTGAAGTATTACGTAAGGAATTGTTAATTTTACTCAAAAACTTGGCACTTCTCAGAGAGGTTTCAGCGAAGAGAAACGATTTGTCCAAGGACATTTCTAAACAGATAAAgaacagcaaaacaaaacaagtatCATCAGATAGGTCAGAAAAAATATGA